Proteins from a genomic interval of Rhinoraja longicauda isolate Sanriku21f chromosome 16, sRhiLon1.1, whole genome shotgun sequence:
- the LOC144601175 gene encoding interferon-induced protein with tetratricopeptide repeats 5-like isoform X2, whose product MSDALKESLLVNLGQLQCHFTWGPQMVDVDLDDMKQKLQDSIIIGGNRQGVPHNQLAYVNYLQGNHEEALRDLEEAERHLREIHGDGLERRSIVTHGNRAWLHYHMGELSEAQSYLDKLEVTCGPLTQGPHVTAMLPEVWGEKGWSLLSSGSQCCEEAKKCFARALEEDPDNVEWAMGYATALYRLESISGINENLEESQSVRQLRRVLELDPGESVARVMLALRFQDFQQKVEANKLVEEALRSTPDSPFMLRYAAKFYRIEHDVDKAIGLLKKALEFTPHSVFLHHQMGICYREKLLPLLKYPGSGDPDVKAELIRHCKLHFGTAFQLRPSFIIAQLDFAGICLMNGELDKAAEMYHNLQRLENVTPDKKQAIELQLGLYELRHTKSESNAIHHFMEGLKIQHRTKHWKICYTNLERIARRQINKNPHNSRAFGILGFLHQQAGENSEAVECFEKALQINPGNEEYRSALCELRPST is encoded by the coding sequence CGACGCACTGAAGGAGTCTTTATTGGTGAATCTCGGCCAGCTTCAGTGCCACTTCACGTGGGGCCCACAGATGGTCGACGTCGACCTGGACGACATgaagcagaagttgcaggattcaATTATCATCGGCGGGAATCGCCAAGGCGTGCCGCACAACCAGCTGGCTTACGTCAACTACCTGCAGGGCAACCACGAAGAAGCCCTCCGTGACTTAGAGGAGGCGGAGAGGCATCTGAGGGAGATCCACGGGGATGGACTTGAGAGGAGGAGCATCGTCACCCATGGCAACCGGGCCTGGTTGCATTACCACATGGGGGAACTCAGCGAGGCCCAGTCCTACCTCGACAAGCTGGAGGTGACATGTGGCCCCCTCACCCAGGGTCCACACGTCACGGCAATGCTGCCCGAggtgtggggggagaaggggtggtCTTTGCTGAGCTCCGGCTCTCAGTGCTGCGAGGAGGCGAAGAAATGTTTTGCCAGGGCTCTGGAGGAAGATCCCGACAACGTGGAGTGGGCCATGGGCTACGCCACCGCTCTGTACCGTCTGGAATCGATTTCCGGGATCAACGAAAACCTGGAAGAGAGTCAGTCGGTGAGACAGCTGAGACGGGTGCTGGAGCTGGATCCAGGTGAatctgtggccagggtgatgctgGCCCTCAGGTTCCAAGATTTCCAGCAAAAGGTGGAAGCGAATAAACTGGTTGAAGAAGCGTTGCGGTCAACCCCAGATTCTCCATTTATGCTCCGCTATGCAGCCAAGTTTTACAGAATAGAGCATGATGTTGATAAAGCGATAGGGCTGTTGAAGAAAGCCTTAGAATTCACTCCGCACTCTGTCTTTTTGCACCATCAAATGGGTATCTGTTACAGGGAAAAGCTATTACCTCTGCTTAAATATCCAGGCAGTGGAGACCCTGACGTGAAGGCTGAGTTGATCCGTCATTGCAAGCTCCATTTTGGAACGGCATTTCAACTGAGGCCTTCATTTATAATTGCACAGCTGGATTTTGCCGGGATCTGCTTAATGAATGGTGAACTAGACAAGGCAGCGGAGATGTACCACAACCTCCAGAGATTAGAGAATGTTACTCCAGATAAAAAGCAGGCAATAGAGTTACAGCTTGGATTATATGAACTGCGTCACACCAAATCTGAATCCAACGCCATCCACCATTTTATGGAAGGCCTTAAAATCCAGCACCGCACAAAACATTGGAAAATTTGTTACACTAACTTGGAGAGGATTGCAAGAAGGCAAATTAACAAGAACCCGCACAACAGCAGAGCCTTCGGTATCCTGGGGTTTCTTCACCAGCAAGCCGGGGAGAATTCTGAAGCTGTTGAATGCTttgaaaaggccttgcagattaaTCCTGGCAACGAAGAATATCGCAGCGCTCTTTGTGAATTGCGCCCTTCTACTTAG